A single Cannabis sativa cultivar Pink pepper isolate KNU-18-1 chromosome 7, ASM2916894v1, whole genome shotgun sequence DNA region contains:
- the LOC115697788 gene encoding DNA replication licensing factor MCM3 → MDISEEVRAAHKRELMAFLEDGIYMDEIKAMINHKRRRLIVNISDLHAFGDFGPRILRNPNEYMQAFCDAATEVANKIDPKYLKQEEQVNVGFEGPFVSRRVTPRDLLSEFIGSMVCVEGIVTKCSLVRPKVVKSVHFCPTTGSFTNREYRDITSNMGLPTGTVYPTRDDNGNLLVTEYGLCKYKDHQTLSMQEVPENSAPGQLPRTVDIIVEDDLVDSCKPGDRVSIVGIYKALPGKSKGSVNGVFRTVLIANNVSLLNKEANAPIYSPEDLKNIKKIAEREDTFDLLGNSLAPSIYGHSWIKKAVILLMLSGVEKNLKNGTHLRGDINMMMVGDPSVAKSQLLRAIMNIAPLAISTTGRGSSGVGLTAAVTSDQETGERRLEAGAMVLADRGVVCIDEFDKMNDQDRVAIHEVMEQQTVTIAKAGIHASLNARCSVVAAANPIYGTYDRSITPTKNIGLPDSLLSRFDLLFIVLDQMDADIDRYISEHVLRMHRFRSATDGGEAALGGGSRYGREEEADNDSTVFVKYNRMLHGKKTDKGRKRDTLTIKFLKKYIHYAKHRIQPELTDEASEQIATAYAELRNAGSNAKTGGTLPITARTLETIIRLSTAHAKLKLSRKVLQSDVEAALKVLNFAIYHKELTEMEERENEKEKETESKRRADRPTNDTDRPDSGAAGKGGSTTDAMDIDDDLPTQSVDELSPERIEAFNSIFGQHMRTNHLDALSIDGIEEAVNSRIDVRFTRAEITVLLEKLQEANRVMIADGTVHMV, encoded by the exons ATGGATATCAGCGAAGAAGTTAGGGCGGCTCACAAGCGGGAGCTCATGGCGTTCCTCGAGGACGGT ATTTACATGGACGAGATCAAAGCCATGATCAACCATAAGCGCCGTCGCCTTATCGTTAACATTTCCGATCTCCATGCCTTCGGCGATTTCGGTcccag GATTCTTAGGAATCCGAATGAGTATATGCAAGCCTTTTGCGATGCTGCCACTGAAGTTGCTAACAAAATTGATCCAAAGTACTTGAAGCAAGAAGAACAAGTGAATGTGGGATTTGAAGGTCCTTTTGTATCTCGGCGTGTCACGCCAAGAGACTTACTGTCTGAGTTCATAGGCTCCATGGTCTGCGTTGAAGGAATTGTCACCAAAT GTTCTCTTGTTAGGCCTAAAGTTGTTAAAAGTGTTCATTTCTGTCCTACCACTGGAAGCTTCACCAATCGTGAATACCGTGACATTACTTCCAATATGGGGTTGCCCACAGGAACTGTCTATCCTACGAGG GATGACAATGGAAATTTATTGGTTACCGAGTATGGGCTGTGCAAATACAAGGATCATCAGACCTTGTCAATGCAAGAAGTGCCAGAGAATTCTGCTCCTGGTCAGCTTCCAAGAACAGTGGATATCATAGTTGAAGATGACCTTGTTGATTCATGCAAACCGGGAGACCGTGTGTCTATTGTAGGGATTTACAAAGCACTTCCCGGTAAAAGTAAGGGTAGTGTGAATGGAGTATTCAG GACTGTTCTCATTGCCAACAATGTTTCTTTGCTCAACAAGGAGGCAAATGCACCAATCTATAGCCCTGAAGACTTGAAAAACATAAAGAAAATTGCTGAAAGAGAAGACACATTCGACCTTCTTGGTAATTCGCTAGCGCCATCCATTTATGGACATTCATGGATAAAGAAAGCAGTAATTCTATTAATGCTTAGTGGAGTTGAAAAGAACTTAAAGAATGGCACCCACTTGCGAGG TGACATTAACATGATGATGGTTGGTGATCCTTCTGTTGCTAAGTCTCAACTTCTGAGAGCCATTATGAATATTGCACCATTGGCAATATCAACTACCGGTCGAGGTTCTTCTGGTGTTGGTCTGACAGCTGCTGTTACATCAGATCAAGAGACAG GAGAAAGAAGGCTTGAAGCTGGTGCAATGGTGCTTGCTGATCGCGGAGTTGTGTGCATTGATGAATTTGACAAGATGAACGACCAAGATCGTGTTGCTATTCATGAAGTTATGGAGCAGCAGACTGTAACAATTGCTAAAGCTGGTATCCATGCATCGCTCAATGCTCGTTGCAGTGTGGTTGCCGCAGCAAATCCCATATACGGAACT TATGACCGCTCGATTACTCCAACCAAGAATATCGGACTTCCAGATTCTCTACTTTCTCGTTTTGACTTACTGTTTATTGTACTTGATCAAATGGATGCCGATATTGACCGATACATCTCAGAGCATGTGTTGCGTATGCACCGGTTCCGTTCTGCAACTGATGGAG GTGAAGCAGCCCTTGGAGGGGGTTCAAGATACGGTAGAGAAGAGGAGGCAGATAATGATTCGACTGTGTTTGTGAAGTATAACCGAATGCTGCATGGGAAGAAAACAGATAAAGGCCGAAAGCGTGATACGCTCACCATCAAGTTTCTGAAAAAGTACATTCATTACGCAAAGCATAGGATTCAACCAGAACTTACTGATGAG GCATCCGAACAAATTGCAACTGCATATGCCGAACTCAGAAATGCTGGTTCAAATGCAAAG ACTGGAGGGACACTTCCAATTACTGCCAGAACTTTAGAAACCATTATTCGTCTCTCTACTGCCCATGCTAAGTTGAAGTTGAGCAGAAAG GTTTTACAATCAGATGTCGAAGCTGCACTCAAAGTCTTAAACTTTGCCATATATCACAAAGAATTGACTGAGATGGAGGAGCGTGAGAACGAAAAGGAGAAAGAAACAGAGAGCAAACGCCGAGCTGATCGTCCCACAAATGATACTGATAGACCAGACAGTGGTGCAGCCGGTAAAGGAGG TTCAACAACTGATGCCATGGACATAGATGATGACCTTCCAACCCAATCTGTTGATGAACTTTCTCCAGAGAG AATAGAAGCATTCAATTCTATATTCGGCCAGCATATGCGTACCAATCACTTGGATGCATTATCCATCGACGGTATAGAGGAGGCTGTCAACTCCAGGATCGATGTCCGCTTCACAAGAGCAGAGATAACAGTCCTACTAGag AAACTACAAGAGGCTAACAGAGTGATGATAGCGGATGGAACGGTACATATGGTATAA
- the LOC115696224 gene encoding uncharacterized protein At2g34460, chloroplastic encodes MATRLAFAHSVCTVQFPLLLLTTKSSSSTIRTTSITLSTSIKMQGNEITVEEASSSSTIRKKKIFVAGATGSTGKRIVEQLLAKGFSVKAGVRDLDKAKTTIFKDNPDLQFVKADVTDGSDKLAEVIDEDSDAVICATGFRPGWDLFAPWKVDNFGTVNLVEACRKRNINRFILISSILVNGAAMGQILNPAYIFLNVFGLTLVAKLQAEQHIRKSGINYTIIRPGGLKNDPPSGNVVMEPEDTLSSGSISRDQVAEVAVEALIHPEANYKVVEIVARDDAPKRSYEDLFGSIKQR; translated from the exons ATGGCCACTCGTTTAGCTTTTGCTCACTCTGTATGCACAGTTCAattccctcttcttcttctcacaaccaaatcttcttcttctacaaTCAGAACCACTTCCATTACACTCTCCACTTCCATTAAG ATGCAAGGAAATGAGATAACCGTGGAagaagcttcttcttcttctaccaTTAGAAAGAAGAAAATTTTCGTAGCTGGGGCTACTGGTAGCACTGGTAAACGAATTGTTGAACAGCTTTTGGCTAAAGGCTTTTCTGTCAAAGCTGGGGTTAGGGACTTGGATAAGGCTAAAACAACCATTTTTAAGGATAACCCAGATCTTCAATTT GTTAAAGCTGATGTAACAGATGGTTCTGATAAGCTTGCTGAAGTGATAGATGAAGATTCAGATGCTGTAATTTGTGCTACCGGGTTTCGACCAGGCTGGGATTTGTTTGCTCCATGGAAG GTGGATAATTTTGGCACAGTGAACCTTGTTGAAGCTTGCCGTAAACGAAATATAAACAGATTTATTCTCATTAGCTCCATTTTAGTCAATGGAGCTGCAATGGGCCAAATACTTAATCCTGCTTACATATTTCTAAATGTCTTTGGACTCACCTTAGTAGCCAAGCTTCAGGCCGAGCAGCACATCAGGAAATCTGGAATAAACTACACGATCATAAGGCCGGGCGGGTTGAAAAATGACCCTCCAAGTGGGAATGTTGTGATGGAGCCAGAG GACACTCTTTCTTCAGGCAGCATATCCAGAGATCAGGTTGCAGAAGTTGCTGTTGAGGCATTAATACATCCCGAAGCAAACTACAAAGTCGTGGAGATTGTTGCACGCGATGATGCTCCCAAGCGTTCTTATGAGGATCTTTTCGGTTCCATAAAGCAGCGGTAA
- the LOC115697294 gene encoding 3-oxoacyl-[acyl-carrier-protein] synthase I, chloroplastic isoform X2: MQSLQASTLRPSPPLDPHRHRGTQFLRNATTKAWPRPTRPTKVSFISASSSSVAPKREKDPKKRVVITGMGLVSVFGNDVDAYYDKLLSGESGIGLIDRFDASKFPTRFGGQIRGFNSEGYIDGKNDRRLDDCLRYCIVAGKKALEDADLGGEKLSKIDKERAGVLVGTGMGGLTVFSDGVKALIEKGHRKITPFFIPYAITNMGSALLAIDLGFMGPNYSISTACATSNYCFYAAANHIRRGEADMMIAGGTEAAIIPIGLGGFVACRALSQRNDDPKTASRPWDRDRDGFVMGEGAGVLVMESLEHAMKRGAPIIAEYLGGAVNCDAYHMTDPRADGLGVSSCILSSLEDAGVSPEEVNYINAHATSTLAGDLAEINAIKKVFKDTSGIKINATKSMIGHCLGAAGGLEAIATVKAINSGWLHPSINQFNPEPSVDFDTVANTKQQHEVNVAISNSFGFGGHNSVVAFSAFKP; the protein is encoded by the exons ATGCAGTCACTGCAAGCTTCCACTCTCAGACCATCTCCACCACTCGACCCACATCGCCACCGTGGAACCCAATTCCTCCGCAATGCCACCACCAAGGCTTGGCCCAGACCCACCAGACCCACCAAAGTCTCTTTCATCTCAGCATCTTCGTCTTCTGTGGCTCCTAAGCGAGAGAAGGACCCGAAGAAACGAGTTGTAATTACTGGCATGGGACTTGTCTCTGTATTTGGTAACGATGTTGATGCTTATTATGATAAGCTTCTTTCCGGTGAGAGTGGGATTGGTCTTATTGATCGTTTTGATGCTTCTAAGTTTCCTACTAGATTTGGTGGTCAGATCCGTGGATTTAATTCTGAAGGGTATATTGATGGGAAGAATGACCGAAGGCTTGATGATTGTCTTCGTTATTGCATTGTTGCTGGGAAGAAAGCTCTTGAGGATGCTGATCTTGGTGGTGAAAAGCTCTCCAag ATTGATAAGGAACGAGCCGGTGTGCTTGTTGGGACCGGTATGGGTGGTCTTACTGTTTTCTCTGATGGTGTCAAGGCACTGATAGAGAAAGGTCACAGGAAAATTACACCTTTTTTTATTCCTTATGCTATTACAAACATGGGATCTGCATTGTTGGCAATCGATCTTGGTTTCATGGGTCCAAACTATTCGATTTCCACTGCTTGTGCTACCTCGAATTATTGTTTTTATGCTGCTGCGAATCACATTCGCCGAGGTGAGGCTGATATGATGATTGCTGGTGGAACTGAGGCTGCCATTATACCTATTGGGCTTGGAGGCTTTGTTGCTTGTAGAGCTCTTTCTCAGAGAAATGATGATCCCAAAACGGCTTCTCGCCCATGGGACAGGGACCGTGATGGCTTTGTCATGGGCGAGGGCGCTGGAGTGTTG GTAATGGAGAGCTTGGAGCACGCAATGAAACGAGGTGCACCAATTATTGCAGAGTACTTGGGAGGTGCCGTTAACTGTGATGCTTATCATATGACTGACCCAAGAGCTGATGGGTTGGGTGTGTCTTCATGTATATTGAGTAGCCTAGAAGATGCTGGTGTGTCACCTGAAGAg GTTAACTACATCAATGCACATGCTACTTCTACTCTTGCTGGTGACTTGGCTGAGATAAATGCTATCAAGAAGGTTTTCAAGGATACTTCAGGAATCAAAATCAATGCAACTAAG TCTATGATAGGACACTGTCTTGGTGCTGCTGGAGGTTTGGAAGCTATCGCTACCGTGAAAGCCATTAACAGCGGATGGTTGCATCCCAGTATAAACCAATTT AACCCGGAGCCCTCGGTCGATTTTGACACCGTTGCAAACACAAAGCAACAACACGAGGTTAATGTTG CCATCTCAAATTCATTCGGGTTCGGGGGCCACAACTCTGTGGTGGCTTTCTCTGCCTTCAAGCCTTGA
- the LOC115697294 gene encoding 3-oxoacyl-[acyl-carrier-protein] synthase I, chloroplastic isoform X1, which produces MQSLQASTLRPSPPLDPHRHRGTQFLRNATTKAWPRPTRPTKVSFISASSSSVAPKREKDPKKRVVITGMGLVSVFGNDVDAYYDKLLSGESGIGLIDRFDASKFPTRFGGQIRGFNSEGYIDGKNDRRLDDCLRYCIVAGKKALEDADLGGEKLSKIDKERAGVLVGTGMGGLTVFSDGVKALIEKGHRKITPFFIPYAITNMGSALLAIDLGFMGPNYSISTACATSNYCFYAAANHIRRGEADMMIAGGTEAAIIPIGLGGFVACRALSQRNDDPKTASRPWDRDRDGFVMGEGAGVLVMESLEHAMKRGAPIIAEYLGGAVNCDAYHMTDPRADGLGVSSCILSSLEDAGVSPEEVNYINAHATSTLAGDLAEINAIKKVFKDTSGIKINATKSMIGHCLGAAGGLEAIATVKAINSGWLHPSINQFNPEPSVDFDTVANTKQQHEVNVGMALLNLKIYLNFAFMTMVLEVFTH; this is translated from the exons ATGCAGTCACTGCAAGCTTCCACTCTCAGACCATCTCCACCACTCGACCCACATCGCCACCGTGGAACCCAATTCCTCCGCAATGCCACCACCAAGGCTTGGCCCAGACCCACCAGACCCACCAAAGTCTCTTTCATCTCAGCATCTTCGTCTTCTGTGGCTCCTAAGCGAGAGAAGGACCCGAAGAAACGAGTTGTAATTACTGGCATGGGACTTGTCTCTGTATTTGGTAACGATGTTGATGCTTATTATGATAAGCTTCTTTCCGGTGAGAGTGGGATTGGTCTTATTGATCGTTTTGATGCTTCTAAGTTTCCTACTAGATTTGGTGGTCAGATCCGTGGATTTAATTCTGAAGGGTATATTGATGGGAAGAATGACCGAAGGCTTGATGATTGTCTTCGTTATTGCATTGTTGCTGGGAAGAAAGCTCTTGAGGATGCTGATCTTGGTGGTGAAAAGCTCTCCAag ATTGATAAGGAACGAGCCGGTGTGCTTGTTGGGACCGGTATGGGTGGTCTTACTGTTTTCTCTGATGGTGTCAAGGCACTGATAGAGAAAGGTCACAGGAAAATTACACCTTTTTTTATTCCTTATGCTATTACAAACATGGGATCTGCATTGTTGGCAATCGATCTTGGTTTCATGGGTCCAAACTATTCGATTTCCACTGCTTGTGCTACCTCGAATTATTGTTTTTATGCTGCTGCGAATCACATTCGCCGAGGTGAGGCTGATATGATGATTGCTGGTGGAACTGAGGCTGCCATTATACCTATTGGGCTTGGAGGCTTTGTTGCTTGTAGAGCTCTTTCTCAGAGAAATGATGATCCCAAAACGGCTTCTCGCCCATGGGACAGGGACCGTGATGGCTTTGTCATGGGCGAGGGCGCTGGAGTGTTG GTAATGGAGAGCTTGGAGCACGCAATGAAACGAGGTGCACCAATTATTGCAGAGTACTTGGGAGGTGCCGTTAACTGTGATGCTTATCATATGACTGACCCAAGAGCTGATGGGTTGGGTGTGTCTTCATGTATATTGAGTAGCCTAGAAGATGCTGGTGTGTCACCTGAAGAg GTTAACTACATCAATGCACATGCTACTTCTACTCTTGCTGGTGACTTGGCTGAGATAAATGCTATCAAGAAGGTTTTCAAGGATACTTCAGGAATCAAAATCAATGCAACTAAG TCTATGATAGGACACTGTCTTGGTGCTGCTGGAGGTTTGGAAGCTATCGCTACCGTGAAAGCCATTAACAGCGGATGGTTGCATCCCAGTATAAACCAATTT AACCCGGAGCCCTCGGTCGATTTTGACACCGTTGCAAACACAAAGCAACAACACGAGGTTAATGTTGGTATGGCTCTACTTAACCTTAAAATTTACCTGAATTTCGCTTTTATGACAATGGTATTGGAAGTTTTTACTCACTGA